In Amycolatopsis solani, a single window of DNA contains:
- a CDS encoding nitroreductase family deazaflavin-dependent oxidoreductase, translating to MRTARFVVWADKKLHKAFGGRVSLVALAGLPSLRLTTTGRKSGLARSTNLLYYPHGADFVLTASNWGRQHDPAWALNLRADPKAGVALAGRPVEVVARELTGGEYEAMWRELLEFWPGYAMEQREAGRPLPVFLLTRVVG from the coding sequence ATGCGCACCGCGCGGTTCGTCGTGTGGGCGGACAAGAAACTGCACAAGGCGTTCGGCGGCCGGGTGAGCCTCGTGGCGCTCGCCGGGCTGCCGTCGCTGCGCCTCACGACCACGGGCCGCAAGAGCGGGCTGGCCCGCAGCACCAACCTGCTCTACTACCCGCACGGTGCCGACTTCGTGCTGACGGCCTCCAACTGGGGCCGTCAGCACGACCCCGCGTGGGCGCTGAACCTGCGCGCCGACCCGAAGGCCGGGGTCGCGCTGGCCGGACGTCCCGTCGAGGTCGTCGCGCGGGAGCTGACCGGCGGGGAGTACGAGGCGATGTGGCGCGAGCTGCTGGAGTTCTGGCCGGGGTACGCGATGGAGCAGCGGGAAGCCGGGCGCCCGTTGCCGGTTTTCCTCCTCACCCGGGTCGTCGGGTAG
- a CDS encoding alpha/beta hydrolase has translation MRSFALVGALVAGLGTAGTAGTAAAATEAAVKPAVVGATAAPNWGTCPAATLAGVPADQVKYYSCARYRVPIDHDNATLGTIDIALLKRAARTPDQRVGSLFLNPGGPGGSGLRMPISGQFYFQPQVLDRFDLVGFDPRGVGQSNPLRCFTTQEDADEVFAAQIPVPLSRTEISGTLASYRDYGQFCKNNAGSLLNHMSTKDVVRDLDTLRAAVGDQKLSYVGFSYGTLIGSTYAAMFPKQSRAIVIDGNVDPALRTSDGVQYDRERAQGFEIALDGFLKRCDQVGAKCAFSDGTPRAKFDELREYLRKQPITVPGGGTVDINQFTGGVSSVLYSPSAFPGLAEDLQALYTAIHPAGAQAQALQAKPLKALTPGKQGLADQNPDSPYTSDDSYFAVNCSDKPFRIKQDQVPGIAAQWERESRTFGRYQAFADTAGCPVWPAKKPDVYRGPWRAKTDVPVVVVGNYYDPATQYKFAQRMANELGNARLLSVDAFGHCILGDALGVDKAVADYLIDLKAPASGQVFQPNVQPFETAGAQG, from the coding sequence ATACGCTCGTTCGCGCTGGTCGGAGCGCTGGTGGCCGGGCTCGGCACCGCCGGGACGGCGGGTACCGCCGCGGCGGCCACCGAAGCCGCGGTCAAGCCGGCGGTCGTCGGGGCGACCGCCGCGCCGAACTGGGGCACCTGCCCGGCGGCCACCCTCGCCGGGGTGCCCGCGGACCAGGTCAAGTACTACAGCTGCGCCCGCTACCGCGTCCCGATCGACCACGACAACGCCACGCTCGGCACGATCGACATCGCCTTGCTCAAGCGCGCGGCCCGCACGCCGGACCAGCGCGTCGGCTCGCTGTTCCTCAACCCCGGCGGACCCGGCGGGTCCGGCCTGCGGATGCCGATCAGCGGCCAGTTCTACTTCCAGCCGCAGGTGCTCGACCGCTTCGACCTCGTCGGGTTCGACCCGCGCGGGGTCGGCCAGAGCAACCCGCTGCGCTGCTTCACCACCCAGGAGGACGCGGACGAGGTCTTCGCCGCGCAGATCCCGGTGCCGCTGTCGCGCACCGAGATCTCCGGGACGCTCGCCAGCTACCGCGACTACGGGCAGTTCTGCAAGAACAACGCGGGTTCGCTGCTCAACCACATGTCCACCAAGGACGTCGTGCGCGACCTCGACACGCTGCGCGCGGCGGTCGGCGACCAGAAGCTGAGCTACGTCGGCTTCTCCTACGGCACGCTGATCGGGTCGACCTACGCCGCGATGTTCCCGAAGCAGTCGCGGGCCATCGTGATCGACGGCAACGTCGACCCGGCGCTGCGCACCAGCGACGGCGTCCAGTACGACCGGGAACGCGCGCAGGGCTTCGAAATCGCCCTCGACGGTTTCCTCAAGCGCTGCGACCAGGTCGGCGCGAAGTGCGCGTTCAGCGACGGCACCCCGCGGGCGAAGTTCGACGAGCTCCGCGAGTACCTGCGCAAGCAGCCGATCACCGTCCCCGGCGGCGGCACGGTCGACATCAACCAGTTCACCGGCGGCGTTTCGAGCGTCCTGTACTCGCCGTCGGCGTTCCCCGGCCTGGCCGAGGACCTGCAGGCGCTCTACACCGCCATCCACCCGGCGGGCGCGCAGGCGCAGGCGCTGCAGGCCAAGCCGCTGAAGGCGCTCACCCCCGGCAAGCAGGGCCTGGCCGACCAGAACCCGGACAGCCCCTACACCAGCGACGACTCGTACTTCGCGGTCAACTGCTCGGACAAGCCGTTCCGGATCAAGCAGGACCAGGTGCCGGGGATCGCGGCCCAGTGGGAGCGCGAATCGCGCACCTTCGGCCGCTACCAGGCGTTCGCCGACACCGCGGGCTGCCCGGTGTGGCCGGCGAAGAAGCCGGACGTCTACCGCGGCCCGTGGCGGGCGAAGACCGACGTCCCGGTCGTCGTGGTCGGCAACTACTACGACCCGGCGACGCAGTACAAGTTCGCCCAGCGGATGGCGAACGAGCTGGGCAACGCCCGGCTGCTGTCGGTCGACGCGTTCGGTCACTGCATCCTCGGTGACGCCCTCGGCGTCGACAAGGCCGTGGCCGACTACCTGATCGACCTCAAGGCGCCGGCGAGCGGCCAGGTGTTCCAGCCGAACGTCCAGCCGTTCGAGACGGCGGGCGCCCAGGGCTGA
- a CDS encoding MgtC/SapB family protein, protein MTIFEMLLRVGAGVGLGAVIGIERQFRARLAGLRTNALVAVGATLFVLLSAHGFGGLASSGDADPTRVAAQIVSGIGFLGAGVIMRDGLNVRGLNTAATLWCSAAVGALSGAGLYAVAVAGTAVVVGVNVVLRPLGRVVDRRPDTGEETPTKYAFQAVTRDATEAHVRALLVQSLTRTDFRLLSVLSTDLEDRTVEVRAELIGDQRDDAQMEAAVSRLSLEPSVSSVRWDAVPA, encoded by the coding sequence ATGACCATCTTCGAAATGCTGCTGCGCGTCGGCGCCGGGGTCGGCCTGGGTGCCGTCATCGGGATCGAGCGCCAGTTCCGGGCCCGGCTGGCCGGGCTGCGCACCAACGCGCTGGTCGCCGTCGGGGCGACCCTCTTCGTGCTGCTGTCGGCACACGGCTTCGGCGGGCTGGCGTCGAGCGGTGACGCCGACCCGACGCGCGTCGCCGCGCAGATCGTCTCGGGCATCGGGTTCCTCGGTGCCGGGGTGATCATGCGCGACGGCCTCAACGTCCGCGGCCTCAACACGGCGGCCACGCTGTGGTGCTCGGCCGCGGTCGGCGCCCTCTCCGGCGCGGGGCTGTACGCGGTCGCGGTGGCCGGCACGGCGGTCGTGGTGGGGGTGAACGTGGTGCTGCGCCCGCTCGGCCGCGTCGTCGACCGCCGCCCGGACACGGGGGAGGAGACGCCGACGAAGTACGCCTTCCAGGCCGTCACGCGCGACGCGACCGAGGCCCACGTCCGCGCGCTGCTGGTGCAGTCGTTGACCCGCACGGACTTCCGCCTGCTGTCGGTGCTGAGCACCGACCTCGAGGACCGCACGGTCGAGGTCCGCGCCGAGCTGATCGGCGACCAGCGCGACGACGCCCAGATGGAAGCGGCGGTTTCGCGGCTTTCGCTGGAGCCGTCGGTGTCGAGCGTGCGGTGGGACGCGGTGCCCGCATGA